The Nostoc commune NIES-4072 genome includes a window with the following:
- a CDS encoding LamG domain-containing protein produces MSFGVWSHVATTYDGTTLKLYINGKLEASQTFGSIIANASPSVLIGARQMNGQAFVCFNGQIAEVCIWNTACTEAQIQANMYQSLTGQESGLVAYLPLNEIKPEGSTLKVLDLTSNNNHGTVNGAISQDDNTLPIGGNALVSAEYSTITVEPVTKRKSALMRRFIASPALNGVELLPDKRIEELELKWIGNAQFAPTLLGYIEGAPPVPSENLTLPDDYNGASSVELTISEDVAFSWNRSQDSGLGASTEIFAGADAEMSAGFAVSAKIARVRAGFTGNLAFSYQFQNESNITSSSSLSMTDKLELRGTPETTPKFPHLNNRFIPKNVGYALVVSALADVFITRLARSGKMVGYQVQPVDGIPPDVNTITFLMNPAYTMNGSLDGLTGSSATSDRFFKHVPQMRAQYGSLYPASYYRLQEAYNLKQAMEKEDKRRESYFDNFDVRTVDETSLGRNIDSGDAPSTVGVQREEDKSSTTMTDEQKTAQLKTESAALVKQQSAATEAKKAEIQGKIDDQDQRVHAQTSFAGWQKRMEDIQIKAGKRNIVNTYVWDADGGLRTEAQSFANTVEHTIGGSFGLNAGLGFEGKFGGGGAAVELTAQATINMTQTMSKTESRSKGIQLNVDLSGIEFRGITNYNDLPILPGEKVDRYRFMSFYLEGTTQNFQDFFSYVVDPEWLASNDEEARALRQTRAGKPNKAWRVLHRVTYVERPALMGFGQDARTLKSITVISDNQILLDKITEWQKKNQKLEEKIQGLEGKINQIINALQR; encoded by the coding sequence CACGCCAAATGAATGGACAAGCATTTGTTTGTTTCAACGGTCAAATAGCCGAAGTCTGCATCTGGAATACAGCCTGCACAGAGGCACAAATCCAAGCGAATATGTACCAAAGCCTAACAGGGCAAGAGTCAGGTTTGGTTGCTTATTTGCCACTCAATGAAATCAAACCAGAAGGCTCGACGCTCAAAGTTTTAGATCTCACCAGTAACAATAATCATGGTACTGTCAATGGAGCAATTAGCCAAGATGACAACACCTTGCCCATTGGCGGCAATGCTTTAGTGAGTGCCGAATACAGCACAATTACTGTTGAACCTGTCACCAAGCGTAAATCTGCGCTCATGCGGCGTTTTATAGCCAGTCCCGCCCTCAATGGTGTGGAATTACTACCAGACAAACGCATCGAAGAACTAGAACTCAAATGGATTGGTAATGCCCAGTTTGCCCCCACCCTCCTGGGCTACATTGAAGGTGCGCCACCTGTACCTAGTGAAAACCTGACCTTGCCGGATGACTATAATGGCGCAAGTTCAGTAGAATTAACTATCTCTGAAGATGTGGCATTTAGCTGGAATCGTTCTCAAGATAGCGGATTGGGTGCGAGTACCGAAATATTTGCAGGTGCCGATGCAGAAATGAGTGCAGGTTTTGCAGTTTCCGCAAAAATAGCTAGGGTTCGTGCTGGCTTCACAGGCAACCTTGCCTTTAGCTACCAATTCCAGAATGAGAGTAACATTACCTCTAGCTCATCTCTGAGCATGACGGATAAATTGGAACTGCGGGGTACACCAGAAACAACTCCTAAGTTCCCTCATCTGAACAACCGATTTATTCCCAAAAACGTTGGTTATGCTTTGGTGGTTTCTGCCTTAGCTGATGTGTTTATTACTCGACTAGCCCGGAGTGGCAAAATGGTTGGGTATCAAGTCCAACCTGTTGATGGTATTCCCCCGGATGTGAATACAATTACCTTTTTGATGAATCCGGCTTATACCATGAATGGTAGTTTGGATGGGTTAACGGGGAGTAGTGCTACTAGCGATCGCTTCTTTAAGCACGTTCCCCAAATGCGCGCTCAGTATGGTTCTCTTTATCCCGCCAGTTACTATCGTCTGCAAGAAGCTTATAACCTCAAACAAGCGATGGAGAAAGAAGATAAGCGCCGAGAATCTTATTTTGATAACTTTGATGTGCGGACAGTTGATGAAACCTCTTTGGGACGGAATATAGATAGTGGTGATGCTCCCTCTACTGTTGGTGTACAGAGGGAAGAAGACAAATCCAGTACCACGATGACTGATGAGCAAAAGACAGCACAGCTAAAAACCGAATCAGCAGCTCTTGTCAAGCAGCAAAGCGCGGCTACCGAAGCTAAAAAGGCAGAAATCCAAGGTAAGATTGACGACCAAGATCAACGAGTCCATGCTCAAACAAGTTTTGCCGGCTGGCAGAAACGAATGGAAGATATTCAAATCAAGGCAGGCAAGCGGAACATTGTCAATACCTATGTCTGGGATGCTGATGGCGGACTGCGAACTGAAGCTCAGAGTTTTGCCAATACAGTTGAGCATACCATTGGTGGCTCCTTTGGGCTGAATGCAGGTTTAGGATTTGAAGGAAAGTTTGGTGGTGGCGGTGCTGCTGTAGAACTAACTGCTCAAGCTACTATTAACATGACCCAAACTATGAGCAAAACTGAATCTCGCAGCAAAGGTATACAGTTAAATGTAGACTTGAGCGGAATCGAGTTCCGGGGAATCACTAACTACAACGATCTACCAATTTTACCAGGAGAGAAAGTAGACCGCTATCGGTTTATGAGTTTCTATCTGGAAGGTACTACCCAAAACTTCCAAGACTTTTTTAGCTATGTGGTTGACCCGGAATGGTTAGCTAGCAATGATGAAGAAGCACGAGCGTTGCGGCAAACACGAGCCGGCAAACCTAACAAAGCTTGGCGGGTGCTGCATCGTGTTACTTACGTGGAACGTCCAGCTTTGATGGGATTTGGTCAGGATGCTCGCACATTAAAGTCTATAACAGTAATTTCTGACAACCAGATATTGCTCGATAAAATTACTGAATGGCAGAAAAAGAACCAGAAATTAGAGGAGAAGATTCAGGGGCTAGAAGGGAAAATCAATCAAATTATTAATGCCCTGCAAAGATAG
- a CDS encoding ISL3 family transposase, translated as MKFPVEQILNLPDMKVLDFQELEGEEIIITIEKSVNYSTCPWCGQITHSIHQNHWRIIHDLPWNKKTVLLKINRRQFKCHKCKKVFSEQLDCVDQSKRYTKRLATDIVQQVLNSNIHSVAKRNSLSDEEVESMLKKQVAQILNINLSQIKKLGIDEIALVKGQGNYLAVLVDLDTHKPIEIVQSRRIEDIREVLVNWGVEVLNQIEEVSIDLWSPYKNLVEELMPNANITADRFHVMKQVNDELDTMRKAEKKAAMSLDNKSERERILEALNKSKYALIKNQDSLNEKQRKKLKSVQEVSPKLAKMHALKEEFRDIFETTKSWGDSIIKLLDWMYDALLYFPKSLGTIVRWFGEIVGYFDGRTTSGAVEGINNKLKLIKRLGYGFRNFNNFRLRSLLNWHL; from the coding sequence ATGAAATTTCCTGTAGAACAAATCCTAAATCTTCCCGATATGAAAGTATTAGATTTTCAGGAACTTGAAGGGGAAGAAATAATTATAACGATAGAAAAAAGTGTGAACTATTCGACTTGTCCTTGGTGCGGACAAATCACTCACAGTATACATCAAAATCACTGGCGGATAATTCATGATTTACCGTGGAACAAAAAAACAGTGTTGTTAAAAATAAATCGTCGGCAATTTAAATGTCATAAGTGTAAAAAAGTATTTAGTGAACAACTAGATTGTGTAGATCAAAGCAAAAGATATACTAAAAGATTAGCAACAGACATAGTTCAACAAGTATTAAATAGTAATATCCATAGTGTTGCCAAAAGAAATAGCTTAAGTGATGAAGAAGTAGAATCAATGTTAAAAAAGCAAGTAGCACAAATATTAAACATCAACTTAAGTCAGATAAAAAAGTTAGGGATAGATGAAATAGCTTTAGTTAAAGGACAAGGAAACTACTTAGCAGTATTAGTGGATTTAGATACTCATAAACCAATTGAGATAGTGCAATCAAGACGGATAGAAGATATTCGTGAAGTACTTGTAAATTGGGGCGTTGAGGTACTTAATCAAATTGAAGAAGTGAGCATTGATCTCTGGTCGCCTTATAAAAACTTAGTAGAAGAGTTAATGCCAAATGCTAATATAACTGCTGATAGATTTCATGTAATGAAGCAAGTAAATGACGAATTAGATACTATGCGTAAAGCTGAAAAGAAAGCAGCCATGTCGCTAGATAATAAATCAGAGAGAGAGCGAATATTAGAGGCATTGAATAAAAGTAAGTATGCGCTGATAAAAAATCAAGATTCTCTTAATGAAAAGCAAAGAAAAAAATTAAAATCTGTGCAAGAGGTGTCGCCAAAACTAGCCAAAATGCACGCACTTAAAGAAGAATTCCGAGATATATTTGAAACAACTAAATCTTGGGGGGATAGTATAATAAAACTATTGGATTGGATGTATGATGCACTTTTATATTTTCCGAAAAGTCTAGGTACAATAGTTAGATGGTTTGGTGAAATAGTCGGTTATTTTGACGGAAGAACTACAAGTGGAGCTGTAGAAGGAATTAATAATAAACTCAAGTTAATTAAAAGGCTTGGATATGGCTTTCGTAACTTTAACAATTTCAGATTACGCAGTTTGTTAAACTGGCATTTATGA
- a CDS encoding TerB family tellurite resistance protein, which yields MAQRDLLLTAIRACAADGELHEQEKAKIRQMASIIGVSEETVEQLEQLQKEESALRQKRINLLYPEKSPY from the coding sequence ATAGCACAGAGAGATTTACTTCTCACGGCAATTAGGGCTTGTGCTGCTGATGGCGAACTTCATGAACAGGAAAAGGCAAAAATTCGGCAAATGGCTTCTATTATAGGGGTTTCAGAGGAAACAGTAGAGCAATTAGAGCAACTACAAAAAGAAGAATCAGCATTACGCCAAAAACGCATTAACCTCTTATATCCTGAAAAAAGCCCCTATTAA
- a CDS encoding cupin domain-containing protein, translating to MAYKTNLQKAVTNTNQALKEGKLDDIHPYEVNGSFIRSFLPPGEIPHVGCDHVFMPANTSLPPHLHQRSKTYLLVTSGRGYGIIGDQHISIKKGDIICIEPQVVHSFSTESESIEFISIQSPPISDENGNVDYVLMLSVE from the coding sequence ATGGCATACAAAACGAACCTACAAAAAGCTGTGACCAATACAAATCAAGCACTCAAGGAAGGGAAACTGGATGATATTCATCCTTATGAGGTTAACGGTTCTTTTATCAGGTCATTTTTGCCACCTGGTGAAATTCCCCATGTAGGCTGCGATCACGTCTTTATGCCCGCTAATACTTCCTTACCGCCTCACCTACATCAACGTTCTAAAACTTACTTGCTCGTCACATCAGGAAGAGGGTATGGCATTATTGGAGACCAACATATTAGTATAAAAAAAGGAGACATCATTTGCATAGAGCCTCAAGTTGTGCATTCCTTCTCGACCGAATCTGAAAGTATAGAGTTTATCTCCATACAGTCTCCTCCAATTTCAGATGAAAATGGAAATGTAGATTATGTGCTGATGCTGAGCGTAGAGTAG
- a CDS encoding class I SAM-dependent methyltransferase: MFSELQSVKAAQTTAITQNDRYTLATGELGAYRLSILNIIHRPYTESLFRRVRLEQGMVIADIGCGTGTVSNWLAQQVGSSGSVVGVDLSVEQVEQARRNAKALGLSNVTFSLGSAYDTGLPQNFFDLVYCRFLLMHLTRPIDALVQMRLLLKPGGLLVCEEADFSTAFCEPSNPAYNRCFELFLALSHARGQHLNMGIILHRFFQDSGFVAPEISLAQAVVVRGETKRVVDLSLFEANDVLIEAGLTTLEEINQTIAQIKALAADETTAFGIPRVTQVWARK, from the coding sequence ATGTTTTCAGAATTACAATCTGTTAAAGCTGCTCAGACAACGGCAATCACACAAAATGATCGTTATACACTTGCTACTGGAGAGTTGGGCGCATATCGACTTTCAATCCTTAATATAATCCACAGACCTTATACCGAGTCCCTATTTCGACGAGTTAGACTTGAGCAAGGGATGGTGATAGCTGATATTGGCTGCGGTACTGGAACTGTTTCTAACTGGTTGGCTCAACAAGTTGGTTCTAGTGGCTCAGTTGTTGGTGTGGACTTGAGCGTGGAACAGGTAGAACAAGCGCGACGCAATGCAAAAGCTCTTGGTTTAAGTAATGTAACATTTAGTCTTGGTAGCGCCTACGATACTGGATTGCCTCAAAACTTCTTTGATTTAGTTTACTGTCGCTTCTTGCTAATGCATTTGACTCGTCCTATTGATGCACTTGTGCAAATGCGATTACTTCTTAAGCCTGGTGGACTGCTTGTGTGTGAAGAAGCAGACTTTAGTACTGCTTTTTGTGAACCTTCTAACCCAGCTTATAACCGCTGTTTTGAACTTTTTCTAGCTCTCTCACATGCAAGGGGTCAGCACTTAAATATGGGGATTATACTTCACCGTTTTTTTCAGGATAGTGGATTTGTAGCTCCAGAAATTTCTTTGGCGCAAGCTGTCGTAGTGCGTGGGGAGACCAAGCGCGTAGTGGATTTGTCACTGTTCGAGGCAAATGACGTTTTGATTGAAGCTGGATTGACGACACTTGAAGAGATTAACCAGACGATTGCCCAAATCAAGGCGTTAGCCGCTGACGAAACAACAGCGTTTGGCATCCCTCGTGTTACACAAGTATGGGCGCGAAAATAA
- a CDS encoding TnsA endonuclease N-terminal domain-containing protein, with the protein MRRRSINQKNIDKYIASGCGQGRGADYKPWLKVQDVPSRGQVNRIKGWKTGRVDHFFSELELDYFYVLEWSQVVCDIREQYPLLPLTQTQAIASECGFRHPAVGRTSELVVMTTDFVVTMRQSIGTTEIARTLKYAKDLQSKRTLEKLEIERLYWLSRGIDWGIVTEREIPSALVKNVAWFHPFLSIENLSPLTEGEIKRIATCDLKKILDRLSNFT; encoded by the coding sequence TTGCGTAGGCGCTCAATAAACCAAAAGAATATAGACAAATACATCGCCTCTGGTTGTGGTCAAGGTCGAGGTGCTGACTATAAACCGTGGCTAAAAGTTCAAGATGTGCCTTCAAGAGGGCAGGTCAACCGTATTAAAGGATGGAAAACAGGTAGGGTAGACCATTTTTTCAGCGAACTGGAACTGGACTACTTTTACGTACTGGAATGGTCGCAAGTCGTTTGTGACATCCGAGAGCAATATCCTCTACTACCGTTGACACAAACCCAGGCAATAGCTTCGGAGTGTGGTTTTCGTCACCCAGCAGTTGGGCGTACCTCTGAGTTGGTTGTAATGACAACAGACTTTGTAGTGACGATGCGTCAAAGTATTGGCACAACAGAAATTGCTCGCACCCTAAAATACGCTAAAGACTTACAGTCAAAACGAACTTTGGAAAAACTAGAGATTGAACGTCTTTACTGGCTCTCTAGAGGTATTGATTGGGGAATAGTGACTGAACGCGAAATACCATCTGCACTGGTGAAAAATGTTGCATGGTTTCATCCGTTTTTGTCAATTGAAAACCTCTCACCACTGACTGAAGGAGAAATTAAGCGCATCGCTACGTGTGACTTGAAGAAGATTTTGGACAGGTTGTCCAACTTTACCTGA
- a CDS encoding DnaB-like helicase C-terminal domain-containing protein, with product MQTQTQDYWQQIAQGVGQLAEMPWKIFEHSTPTTTMIASAVRCAIAEFGGSIGAVFIDYLQQIPLESGGNMAHEVGKITRQIRAIAKDHKIPVFLGCQINRGNQNSAEKRPNRHLLRNSGEIFEVCDQLIMLYRDAVYTKDSSDRTIELIVEKNRLYGKLGTATMLCDLSTSRFLNLAR from the coding sequence ATTCAAACTCAGACTCAAGACTACTGGCAACAAATAGCACAGGGAGTCGGGCAACTAGCAGAAATGCCTTGGAAGATTTTTGAGCATTCCACCCCTACTACCACTATGATCGCCTCTGCTGTTCGCTGTGCGATCGCCGAATTTGGTGGTTCTATCGGCGCTGTATTTATTGACTATTTACAGCAAATCCCCCTGGAGTCCGGCGGCAACATGGCTCATGAAGTTGGCAAGATTACTCGTCAAATTCGTGCGATCGCTAAAGACCACAAAATCCCTGTTTTCTTGGGTTGTCAGATTAACCGGGGGAATCAAAACTCCGCTGAGAAACGCCCCAACCGTCATTTACTCCGCAACTCTGGTGAAATCTTCGAGGTTTGCGATCAGTTGATTATGCTTTATCGAGATGCTGTTTACACCAAAGATTCGAGCGATCGCACTATTGAGCTGATTGTTGAAAAAAACAGACTTTACGGTAAATTAGGCACGGCTACCATGCTGTGTGATTTATCCACCTCCCGATTTTTGAATTTGGCAAGGTGA
- the dnaB gene encoding replicative DNA helicase has product MTKELDFSSQQDRLPPQSIEAEEAILGGIMLDPNAMSRISDRLVADAFYINAHKDIYQAAQRLYSQGLPTDLLYVTSWLSDNGLLFRIGGRNKLATLFDRTVSAVNIDALADLVMEKYQRRQLIQAGTEIVKLGYVTETEFSTVLDQAEQKVYGIASEHSAADLVHISHSLANTFTEIEARHAGTASPAVSTGFYDFDSLLGGGFCKGRLYVLAARPSVGKSALAGNLALNVAFSGQLPVCIFSLEMSTDEYAQRFLSSESSIENNLLETGRVSNNQWQPLSQAIASLSELPIFINDNSCPSLTEIRSQVRRVSSHYGGVGLVVVDYLQLMAEGTDSRANMTERVGEISRGLKKLAKDLDVPVLALSQLSREVEHRNDKRPILSDLRSSGAVEQDSDVVIMLYREEMHNPDTPDRGIAELIVRKQRNGPTGTVKLLFDHQFTKFKNLSRGRSF; this is encoded by the coding sequence ATGACGAAAGAACTAGACTTTTCATCCCAACAAGACCGCTTGCCCCCGCAAAGCATCGAAGCTGAAGAAGCAATACTCGGCGGTATCATGCTTGACCCAAATGCCATGAGCCGAATCAGCGATCGCCTGGTAGCCGATGCGTTTTACATCAACGCTCACAAAGATATTTACCAGGCAGCGCAACGACTATACAGCCAAGGACTACCAACGGATTTGCTTTATGTCACCAGCTGGTTGTCTGATAATGGTTTGTTGTTTCGCATCGGTGGACGTAATAAATTGGCTACATTGTTTGACCGTACTGTGTCAGCCGTTAACATCGATGCGTTAGCCGATTTGGTGATGGAGAAATATCAAAGGCGGCAGTTAATTCAAGCTGGAACTGAGATTGTCAAGCTGGGCTATGTAACCGAAACCGAGTTCAGTACAGTCCTTGACCAAGCTGAACAAAAAGTTTACGGCATTGCATCAGAGCATTCTGCTGCTGACTTGGTTCATATCAGTCATTCCTTAGCCAACACTTTCACCGAGATTGAAGCACGTCACGCCGGAACTGCAAGCCCGGCTGTGTCCACTGGTTTTTATGATTTTGACAGTTTACTTGGTGGTGGTTTTTGCAAAGGGCGCTTGTACGTGCTAGCTGCTCGTCCATCTGTTGGAAAATCTGCTTTGGCTGGTAATCTCGCTCTCAATGTTGCTTTTAGTGGTCAATTACCTGTCTGTATTTTCAGTTTGGAGATGTCTACTGATGAATATGCACAGCGATTCCTCAGCAGCGAATCTAGCATTGAAAACAACTTATTAGAAACTGGGCGCGTTTCTAATAACCAGTGGCAACCTCTAAGCCAAGCGATCGCTTCTTTGAGTGAACTGCCGATTTTCATCAATGACAATTCTTGCCCCAGCTTAACCGAAATCCGTAGCCAAGTCCGGCGGGTTTCATCGCATTACGGTGGTGTTGGGCTTGTGGTTGTTGATTACCTGCAACTAATGGCAGAAGGTACTGACTCCAGGGCTAACATGACCGAGCGTGTTGGAGAAATCAGCCGGGGGCTAAAGAAACTCGCCAAAGATTTGGATGTGCCAGTGCTTGCTTTATCGCAGTTAAGCCGTGAAGTTGAACACCGTAATGATAAACGTCCCATACTGAGCGATTTACGGTCAAGTGGTGCAGTTGAGCAAGACAGTGATGTTGTCATCATGCTTTACCGTGAGGAGATGCATAACCCCGATACACCTGACCGTGGTATTGCTGAGTTAATTGTTCGTAAACAGCGCAATGGCCCTACTGGTACGGTTAAACTTTTATTTGACCATCAGTTTACCAAATTCAAGAATCTCTCTCGTGGTCGAAGTTTTTAG
- a CDS encoding helix-turn-helix domain-containing protein — translation MQTLIRWKLKEVMARYDIKAGDLANELNISANSVTNLRKAKTMPRLDGNSLNNLCNALNRLAHNLDKQITPFDLISYTPDSGTFDPSGNPGSGSNEDTSLSKHKPQSIDPDTQACFSAA, via the coding sequence ATGCAGACTTTGATTAGGTGGAAACTAAAAGAGGTAATGGCGCGATACGACATTAAAGCAGGTGATCTTGCCAATGAATTAAATATCAGTGCGAACTCGGTAACAAATTTGCGAAAAGCAAAGACTATGCCACGTTTGGATGGTAATTCCTTAAATAATCTTTGCAATGCTCTGAATCGCTTGGCACATAATTTAGACAAGCAGATTACCCCATTTGATTTAATTAGTTACACTCCAGACTCAGGCACTTTCGACCCTTCTGGGAACCCTGGCAGCGGCAGTAATGAGGATACCTCATTAAGCAAGCATAAGCCTCAATCAATCGATCCTGATACTCAAGCGTGTTTTTCAGCTGCTTAA